The following proteins are encoded in a genomic region of Ornithinibacillus sp. 4-3:
- a CDS encoding histidinol-phosphatase HisJ family protein gives MFEYHVHSHFSDDCSVPMEEMVQGAIQKGLRKICFTDHIDFDYPDPLYTFDLDLDGYFKELSRLQKIYETDIEIYKGIEVGIQPHLPERYEAFLAQKEFDFIICSLHTVDKADLHSGELFNSRSIEAAYQKYYEELLYCVKNFDKYQILGHLDLVKRYTIGQQVNTDFHDTITQIFQTIIPQGKGIEINTSGTRYGMKNALPSKDILQLYKDLGGEIITVGADAHRVEDINYHFKESLQLLDELGFTYVCSFSKQKPTFHKINDLL, from the coding sequence ATGTTTGAGTATCATGTACATAGTCATTTTTCAGATGATTGTTCTGTTCCAATGGAAGAAATGGTTCAAGGAGCTATTCAGAAGGGACTTCGAAAAATATGTTTTACGGACCATATTGATTTTGATTATCCTGATCCACTATATACATTTGATCTTGATTTAGATGGATATTTCAAGGAATTATCTCGATTACAAAAAATCTATGAAACTGATATTGAAATTTATAAAGGAATTGAAGTAGGGATTCAGCCACATTTACCAGAAAGATATGAAGCCTTTTTAGCCCAAAAGGAATTTGATTTTATTATCTGTTCCTTGCACACTGTCGATAAAGCAGACTTGCATTCAGGAGAATTATTTAATTCCCGCTCCATTGAAGCAGCTTATCAAAAATATTATGAAGAACTGCTTTATTGTGTGAAAAACTTTGATAAGTACCAAATTCTCGGCCATCTGGATTTAGTAAAAAGATATACCATTGGCCAGCAGGTAAATACTGATTTCCATGATACCATCACGCAAATTTTCCAAACAATTATACCTCAAGGCAAAGGTATTGAAATCAACACTTCTGGTACTCGATATGGGATGAAGAACGCTTTGCCAAGTAAAGATATTTTACAGCTTTATAAAGACTTAGGTGGCGAGATTATTACGGTTGGTGCTGATGCACATCGCGTAGAGGATATAAACTATCATTTCAAAGAGTCATTACAGCTTCTAGATGAACTAGGATTTACTTATGTTTGTAGCTTTAGTAAACAAAAACCTACTTTTCATAAGATTAATGATTTGCTATAA
- the hisG gene encoding ATP phosphoribosyltransferase, which produces MITLAIATGRMAARTIDFLEESGIYFPDYHNDSRKLVMYDTTNTVKLIFAKTADLGTYVDKGAADIGIVGKDIIVEEQPDVYELLNFDFSNCRVVVAGFPNTDLYPGRTLTVATKYPRIAGNFFHSKEQAVEIIPLNGSIELAPLMGLSDVIVDIVETGATLEQNGLVVLEDVLDVSARLIVNKASYATKTEQIEQLISKLKRK; this is translated from the coding sequence GTGATTACATTAGCAATTGCCACGGGACGTATGGCAGCAAGGACAATTGATTTTTTAGAGGAGTCAGGAATCTACTTTCCTGATTATCATAATGATAGTAGAAAGCTAGTAATGTATGACACAACAAATACAGTGAAGCTAATTTTCGCAAAAACAGCAGATTTAGGTACGTATGTAGACAAAGGGGCAGCAGATATTGGTATTGTGGGCAAGGATATTATTGTAGAGGAGCAACCAGATGTATATGAGTTACTAAATTTTGATTTTAGTAATTGCCGCGTAGTTGTAGCAGGATTTCCAAATACAGATTTATATCCCGGTAGAACACTTACTGTTGCTACAAAATATCCTAGAATAGCAGGAAACTTCTTCCATAGCAAAGAACAGGCAGTAGAAATAATTCCTTTAAATGGATCAATAGAGTTAGCGCCATTGATGGGATTATCAGATGTTATCGTGGATATTGTTGAAACAGGAGCAACATTGGAGCAAAACGGACTCGTAGTATTAGAGGATGTTCTTGATGTGAGTGCGAGATTAATTGTTAATAAAGCAAGCTATGCTACAAAAACAGAGCAAATCGAGCAGTTGATCAGCAAGCTAAAAAGGAAGTAG
- the hisF gene encoding imidazole glycerol phosphate synthase subunit HisF: MRIIPCLDVDKGKVVKGKKFVDIQEIADPIVLAKKYVEDGADELVFYDITASTEDRELFLDTIQEIRKITPIPFMVGGGIKSLQDIENLIQIGVDKFSINSAAINNLDFIKQAAEQYGSERIILSMDVKKVGPGKWNVFAKGGQQDTGIDAIEWAVQGEQAGAGEVVLNSIDADGVKEGYDLELTRTIAEKINIPVIASGGAGKKEDFLLALTEGKATGALGASVFHYNELIISDIKDYISKQLNGAEEE, encoded by the coding sequence ATGCGTATTATTCCATGTTTAGATGTTGATAAAGGGAAGGTAGTAAAAGGGAAAAAATTTGTAGATATTCAGGAAATTGCTGATCCAATTGTATTAGCAAAGAAATATGTGGAAGATGGAGCAGATGAGCTAGTATTCTATGACATTACTGCTTCTACAGAAGATCGAGAGCTATTTTTAGATACGATTCAAGAAATACGCAAAATAACTCCAATCCCCTTTATGGTAGGGGGAGGAATAAAATCACTTCAAGATATAGAAAATTTAATCCAGATTGGAGTAGACAAATTTTCTATTAATAGTGCTGCGATTAATAATTTAGATTTTATTAAGCAAGCAGCTGAACAATATGGCTCTGAGCGAATTATTTTATCCATGGATGTGAAAAAAGTAGGTCCAGGCAAATGGAACGTATTTGCAAAGGGAGGCCAACAGGATACGGGAATCGATGCGATAGAATGGGCTGTGCAAGGAGAACAAGCAGGTGCAGGTGAAGTCGTTCTAAATAGTATTGATGCAGATGGTGTCAAAGAAGGATATGACCTTGAATTAACAAGAACGATTGCTGAGAAAATTAATATCCCTGTGATTGCAAGTGGGGGAGCAGGGAAAAAAGAAGACTTTCTCTTGGCATTAACAGAAGGAAAAGCAACAGGAGCATTAGGTGCATCTGTATTTCATTATAATGAATTAATTATTAGTGATATAAAGGACTATATCTCAAAGCAATTAAATGGAGCTGAGGAGGAGTAG
- the hisA gene encoding 1-(5-phosphoribosyl)-5-[(5-phosphoribosylamino)methylideneamino]imidazole-4-carboxamide isomerase, whose amino-acid sequence MIIFPAIDIRNGKCVRLIQGDYNQETIYGDSPAAMALEWQNQGATFIHVIDLDGAKSGVRQNIQAITEIVNTVSVPVQVGGGIRSLESVEAYLQAGVNRVILGTAVIQDKQLLKEVVEKYQEKIVVSIDARGYFVATDGWTETSNVNALELIKELEALGVKTIVFTDIAKDGMLAGPNFAVLEEMNQTTVIDIIASGGVSTVQDVTRLTEMKMYGAIIGKALYEKNITLNEVLGVEK is encoded by the coding sequence ATGATTATTTTTCCAGCAATTGATATTCGTAATGGTAAATGTGTTCGCCTTATTCAAGGCGATTATAATCAAGAAACAATTTATGGTGATTCTCCAGCAGCTATGGCATTAGAATGGCAAAATCAAGGAGCTACCTTTATTCACGTGATTGATTTAGATGGAGCAAAGTCGGGAGTAAGACAGAATATCCAAGCGATTACAGAGATTGTGAACACTGTTTCTGTACCTGTTCAAGTTGGTGGTGGAATTCGCTCATTAGAAAGTGTCGAAGCATACTTGCAGGCAGGAGTTAATCGAGTCATTCTTGGTACAGCAGTCATTCAAGATAAACAGCTGCTAAAAGAGGTAGTGGAAAAATATCAAGAAAAAATTGTTGTATCTATTGATGCTCGAGGATATTTTGTTGCAACAGATGGTTGGACAGAAACAAGTAATGTGAATGCATTAGAACTGATCAAAGAGTTAGAAGCATTAGGTGTAAAAACAATTGTTTTTACTGATATTGCAAAAGATGGCATGTTAGCAGGTCCAAATTTTGCAGTGCTTGAAGAAATGAATCAGACAACCGTAATAGATATTATTGCTTCAGGTGGTGTTTCAACAGTTCAAGATGTTACGAGATTAACAGAGATGAAGATGTATGGAGCAATTATTGGTAAGGCATTATATGAAAAAAACATTACACTAAATGAAGTGTTAGGAGTTGAAAAGTAA
- the hisD gene encoding histidinol dehydrogenase: MKIVTWKQYEQEQVLQKENLVDEASIDEVVLSMIAEVRSKGDAALFAYTEQFDQVRLDHLLVSQEEWEEAMAAIDLEFMQSIQKAHDKIEKFHKLQKERSWMLDDEPGILLGQKVTAIDRVGIYVPGGKAAYPSTVLMNAVPAKIAGVSKIVITTPPQADGKINPYILAAAKIAGVETVYKVGGAQAIAALAYGTETITKVNKIVGPGNAYVASAKKWVFGEVAIDMIAGPSEICVMADQATNPVYAAADLLSQAEHDERAKAICVTTSKQFAETLKEEIYQQTELAERKAIIQSSIEDYGRIVLVDSLEEMYDFVNHLAPEHLQIMLENPIEHLGNIQHAGAIFLGEYAPEALGDYIAGPNHTLPTSGTAVFSSPLGVYDFMKKSSVIYYSKEALSKVGEDVMRIANAEGLFAHANSIKKRMDE; this comes from the coding sequence ATGAAAATCGTAACATGGAAACAATACGAACAAGAGCAAGTATTGCAAAAGGAAAATCTGGTAGATGAAGCATCCATTGATGAAGTAGTACTCTCTATGATTGCGGAAGTAAGAAGTAAAGGGGATGCAGCTTTATTTGCATACACAGAACAATTTGATCAGGTTCGATTAGACCATTTGCTTGTGTCTCAAGAAGAATGGGAAGAGGCAATGGCAGCTATAGATCTGGAATTTATGCAATCGATTCAAAAAGCACATGATAAGATTGAAAAATTTCATAAGCTCCAAAAAGAACGTTCCTGGATGCTGGATGATGAGCCGGGGATTTTATTAGGTCAGAAAGTGACTGCTATCGATCGTGTTGGTATTTATGTTCCAGGGGGTAAAGCAGCATATCCTTCGACGGTTTTAATGAATGCAGTCCCAGCTAAAATAGCGGGTGTTTCTAAAATAGTAATTACAACCCCACCGCAAGCAGATGGGAAAATTAATCCATATATTCTTGCTGCAGCTAAAATAGCAGGTGTTGAAACCGTATATAAAGTTGGTGGGGCACAAGCCATTGCCGCATTAGCTTATGGAACGGAAACCATTACAAAGGTAAATAAAATTGTCGGGCCTGGAAATGCTTATGTAGCTAGTGCAAAAAAATGGGTGTTTGGTGAAGTTGCAATTGATATGATTGCTGGTCCAAGTGAAATTTGCGTAATGGCAGATCAGGCGACAAATCCTGTTTATGCTGCTGCTGATTTATTATCACAAGCAGAGCATGATGAAAGAGCTAAAGCTATTTGTGTTACTACAAGTAAGCAATTTGCAGAGACACTTAAAGAGGAGATATATCAGCAAACAGAGCTTGCAGAAAGAAAAGCAATTATTCAAAGCTCTATCGAAGATTATGGCAGAATTGTTCTCGTCGATTCACTGGAAGAAATGTATGATTTTGTAAATCACTTAGCACCAGAGCATTTACAAATTATGCTAGAAAATCCTATAGAGCATTTAGGTAATATTCAGCATGCTGGAGCCATTTTTCTAGGAGAGTATGCTCCTGAGGCACTTGGAGATTATATAGCAGGGCCTAATCATACACTACCTACAAGCGGAACAGCCGTATTTTCTTCTCCACTAGGTGTCTATGATTTCATGAAAAAATCAAGTGTTATTTATTACTCTAAGGAAGCTTTGAGTAAGGTAGGAGAAGATGTGATGCGAATTGCTAATGCAGAAGGATTATTTGCACATGCAAATTCAATAAAGAAACGGATGGATGAATAA
- the hisB gene encoding imidazoleglycerol-phosphate dehydratase HisB: MRKHEIKRETAETKINLVWNLDGAGKTNIQTGVGFFDHMLVLMTKHGRFDLDVNCDGDIEVDQHHTVEDIGIVLGQAFYQCLGDKVGIERYSTITIPMDEALATVSIDISGRPYFVYRVEGLKDKVGQFDTELVEEFFQAFVSHAKVTLHIRLEYGSNTHHMIEAIFKAFGRVLHAASRINENWQEVPSTKGFLE, translated from the coding sequence ATGCGAAAGCACGAAATAAAGAGAGAAACCGCCGAAACTAAAATTAATTTGGTATGGAATTTAGACGGTGCAGGAAAAACAAATATTCAAACTGGTGTTGGCTTCTTTGATCATATGCTTGTTTTAATGACAAAGCATGGCAGATTTGATTTAGATGTTAATTGTGATGGGGATATTGAAGTGGACCAGCACCATACTGTAGAAGATATTGGTATCGTTCTAGGTCAGGCCTTCTACCAATGCTTAGGCGATAAAGTTGGTATTGAAAGATATTCGACGATTACGATTCCCATGGATGAAGCACTTGCCACTGTATCGATAGATATTAGCGGTAGACCTTACTTTGTTTATCGAGTAGAAGGATTAAAAGATAAAGTAGGGCAGTTTGATACGGAATTAGTAGAAGAGTTTTTCCAAGCGTTTGTTAGTCACGCAAAGGTGACATTACATATTCGCCTAGAATACGGAAGTAACACACATCATATGATTGAAGCTATATTTAAAGCATTTGGTCGTGTATTACATGCAGCTAGTAGAATCAATGAGAATTGGCAAGAGGTTCCTTCTACAAAAGGGTTTCTTGAGTAA
- a CDS encoding GTP pyrophosphokinase family protein has translation MEQNMTLNLNKIKAIKIESSRFMMPYKFALDEINTKINILKEEFTYLHDYNPIEHVTSRVKSVESIVKKISRKDLDISLDAIKNEIRDIAGVRITCSFISDIYRIKEMLINQKDIKLIECKDYIKDPKPNGYRSLHLLVEIPIFLSDREVLTPVEIQVRTIAMDFWASLEHKIFYKYNKDIPQTLIDELKEAAESAAELDVKMEHLNREIKKFKVQDSPLENSITEQILHPLQLLEHAVKSEEFDE, from the coding sequence ATGGAGCAAAACATGACATTAAACTTAAATAAAATTAAAGCAATAAAAATTGAAAGTTCCCGATTTATGATGCCTTATAAATTTGCCCTGGATGAAATAAATACAAAAATAAATATTTTAAAGGAAGAATTTACATATCTGCATGACTATAACCCTATCGAACATGTCACTTCTCGCGTAAAAAGCGTGGAAAGCATTGTGAAAAAAATTAGTCGAAAAGATTTAGATATTTCCCTTGATGCTATCAAAAATGAAATAAGGGATATTGCTGGAGTACGTATCACCTGTTCCTTTATCTCAGATATTTACCGAATTAAAGAGATGCTAATCAATCAAAAGGATATCAAACTTATTGAATGTAAGGATTATATTAAAGATCCTAAACCAAATGGATATCGTAGCTTACATTTACTGGTTGAAATCCCTATTTTCTTATCAGATCGAGAAGTATTAACACCTGTAGAAATTCAAGTTCGTACCATTGCAATGGATTTCTGGGCAAGCTTAGAACATAAGATTTTCTATAAATATAATAAAGATATCCCGCAAACATTAATTGATGAATTAAAAGAAGCAGCTGAATCCGCTGCAGAGCTAGACGTGAAGATGGAGCACCTTAATAGAGAGATTAAAAAATTTAAAGTTCAAGATAGTCCATTGGAAAACTCAATCACCGAACAAATACTACATCCTTTGCAATTATTAGAGCATGCAGTGAAATCAGAAGAATTTGATGAGTAA
- the hisIE gene encoding bifunctional phosphoribosyl-AMP cyclohydrolase/phosphoribosyl-ATP diphosphatase HisIE has translation MDIQLEQIKFDDNGLIPAIVQDEQTGNVLMLAYMNKEALQKTIETKETWFYSRSRQELWNKGATSGNKQKVRRMSFDCDQDAILMQVDPVGPACHTGKSSCFHNLYVEESTNNRDIIFQLAKEIKGRRENPIEGSYTSYLFREGLDKVLKKIGEESSEVIIGAKNHDKEELVSELADLTYHTLVLMELAGVEITDIKDKLIARSQKRKED, from the coding sequence ATGGATATCCAGCTTGAACAAATAAAATTTGATGATAATGGGCTGATTCCAGCAATTGTTCAGGATGAGCAAACTGGAAATGTTCTGATGTTAGCATATATGAATAAAGAAGCTTTACAGAAGACGATTGAAACAAAGGAAACATGGTTTTATAGTCGTTCACGCCAAGAATTATGGAATAAAGGAGCAACTTCTGGTAATAAACAAAAAGTAAGGCGTATGTCTTTTGATTGTGATCAAGACGCCATATTGATGCAAGTAGATCCCGTGGGCCCAGCATGCCATACAGGCAAGTCCTCCTGCTTTCACAATCTTTATGTTGAAGAGAGCACAAATAATCGCGATATTATTTTTCAATTAGCTAAAGAAATTAAAGGGCGTCGTGAGAATCCAATAGAAGGTTCCTATACTTCCTATTTATTTCGAGAAGGACTAGATAAAGTATTGAAAAAAATTGGTGAAGAATCAAGTGAAGTCATTATCGGGGCAAAAAATCATGATAAGGAAGAATTAGTTAGTGAGCTTGCAGATTTGACCTATCATACACTTGTTCTGATGGAACTAGCAGGAGTAGAAATAACGGATATAAAAGATAAATTAATAGCGAGAAGTCAGAAAAGAAAGGAAGACTAA
- the hisC gene encoding histidinol-phosphate transaminase, translating to MSQFWSAMAKRAEPYVPGLQLEDEKIIKLNTNENPYPASPAVIAAIQQETANLQLYPSATADSLREQIAEAYQLSKEEVYVGNGSDEVLAFSFMAFFDQEHAIRFPNITYSFYPVYANLFNISYEEIPLNEDFTMPIESMFQAKGGVIFPNPNAPTGIYLELTAVEAVIVNNPNVVVIVDEAYIDFAGASAVELIRKYDNLLVIQTTSKSRSLAGLRVGLALGNPILIEGLMRIKDSINSYPLDRLALAGAQAAFADNAYFVKTTKQIITTREHVKAGLQALGFHVLPSQTNFVFATHPNYEASELYEQLFAKGILVRHFNKKPIDQYLRISIGTKTEMERFLESVKEIIATAER from the coding sequence ATGAGTCAGTTTTGGAGTGCTATGGCAAAGCGGGCTGAACCTTATGTTCCAGGCTTACAGTTAGAGGATGAAAAAATTATAAAATTAAATACAAATGAAAATCCTTATCCAGCAAGTCCGGCAGTAATAGCTGCCATTCAACAAGAAACAGCGAATCTACAACTATATCCTTCTGCAACAGCGGATAGTTTACGTGAGCAAATTGCTGAAGCTTATCAATTGTCGAAGGAAGAAGTTTATGTTGGTAATGGATCAGATGAAGTACTCGCATTTTCATTTATGGCATTCTTTGACCAAGAGCACGCCATTCGCTTTCCAAATATAACCTATAGCTTCTATCCAGTGTATGCAAATTTATTCAATATTTCTTATGAAGAGATTCCGCTAAATGAAGACTTTACTATGCCTATTGAAAGTATGTTTCAAGCTAAGGGTGGAGTTATTTTTCCAAACCCAAATGCGCCAACAGGTATTTATTTAGAGTTAACAGCAGTAGAAGCGGTGATTGTTAATAATCCAAATGTTGTTGTCATTGTAGATGAAGCGTATATAGATTTTGCAGGTGCATCGGCTGTAGAGCTTATTCGTAAATATGATAATTTACTAGTGATTCAAACGACTTCGAAATCACGCTCTCTAGCTGGCTTACGTGTGGGTCTTGCATTGGGAAATCCGATACTGATTGAAGGGCTTATGCGCATTAAGGACTCCATCAATTCCTATCCATTAGATCGACTGGCGTTAGCAGGTGCACAAGCGGCTTTTGCAGATAATGCATATTTTGTAAAGACAACAAAACAAATTATCACAACACGTGAACATGTGAAAGCAGGATTACAAGCATTAGGTTTTCATGTTTTACCTTCACAAACCAATTTTGTTTTTGCTACACATCCCAATTATGAAGCAAGTGAATTATATGAACAATTATTTGCGAAAGGTATTTTAGTACGGCATTTTAACAAGAAGCCAATTGATCAATATTTACGTATTTCTATTGGAACGAAGACAGAAATGGAGAGATTTTTGGAAAGTGTAAAGGAAATAATAGCAACGGCGGAGAGATAA
- a CDS encoding FAD-binding oxidoreductase, producing MNYIEKLSNILPEDRVTTNQVVLENHSKDESYHQPHLPDVVVFPNSAEEVSAVMKIANEEEIPVVPFGLGTSLEGAAIPYTGGISLDFSQMNKILEIIPEDFLVKVQPGVTRIQLNEELKKHGLFFSVDPGADATLGGMAATNASGTTAVRYGVMRDQVRDLEVVLADGTIMNTGSLAAKSSSGYNLNGLFVGSEGTLGCFTELTLRVYGIPEETVAARASFKTIDEAVQGVVAIRSAGIQIARIELLCEESMRRINAFSETNYLEQPALFMEFHGNQAGLEQDIQFAEEILADFGCEGFQFEKDTQSRNKLWEARHNHAYSFMHSNPGKKAMVTDVCMPISHLTGAINYASERLENLGIVGGIVGHAGDGNYHTILMIDLNNPEEIALGNQFNKDIVEYALARGGSCTGEHGVGVGKMKYQEMEHGNSLEIMKTIKRSLDPKNILNPGKVISI from the coding sequence ATGAATTATATTGAAAAATTAAGCAATATCCTTCCTGAAGATCGAGTGACAACAAACCAAGTTGTATTGGAAAATCATAGTAAGGACGAGTCATATCATCAACCTCATTTACCAGATGTTGTTGTATTTCCTAATTCTGCAGAAGAGGTAAGTGCAGTAATGAAAATTGCTAATGAAGAAGAGATACCTGTGGTTCCTTTTGGACTGGGTACAAGCTTAGAAGGTGCAGCAATACCATATACAGGCGGAATTTCTTTAGATTTTTCACAAATGAATAAAATTCTTGAAATTATTCCAGAGGATTTTCTTGTAAAAGTACAGCCTGGAGTAACAAGAATTCAATTAAATGAAGAACTAAAAAAACATGGATTATTTTTCTCAGTTGATCCAGGCGCAGATGCTACCCTTGGTGGAATGGCTGCAACCAATGCAAGTGGAACAACAGCTGTTCGTTATGGGGTAATGCGTGATCAAGTTCGTGATTTAGAGGTTGTTTTAGCGGATGGTACGATTATGAATACAGGAAGCCTTGCAGCGAAATCATCTTCTGGTTATAACTTAAATGGTTTATTTGTTGGGTCCGAGGGTACATTAGGATGCTTTACGGAATTAACATTAAGAGTGTATGGAATTCCAGAAGAAACAGTAGCAGCTCGTGCTTCTTTTAAGACAATTGATGAGGCGGTGCAAGGGGTAGTAGCTATTCGTTCAGCAGGTATTCAAATTGCACGTATTGAGTTATTATGTGAAGAATCAATGCGCCGTATTAATGCATTTAGTGAAACAAATTACTTAGAACAACCAGCATTATTTATGGAATTCCATGGTAATCAGGCTGGGCTTGAGCAGGATATTCAATTTGCCGAAGAGATTCTTGCAGACTTTGGTTGTGAAGGTTTCCAATTTGAGAAAGATACCCAATCCCGGAATAAATTATGGGAAGCACGTCATAATCATGCTTATTCTTTTATGCACAGTAATCCTGGAAAGAAAGCGATGGTTACTGATGTATGTATGCCAATTTCGCATTTAACAGGGGCGATTAATTATGCATCAGAGCGCTTAGAAAATCTAGGAATTGTTGGCGGAATTGTAGGGCATGCTGGGGATGGGAATTACCATACCATTTTAATGATTGATCTGAATAATCCAGAAGAAATAGCACTTGGAAATCAATTTAATAAGGATATTGTAGAATATGCATTAGCACGTGGCGGTTCTTGTACAGGAGAGCATGGCGTTGGTGTAGGCAAGATGAAGTATCAGGAAATGGAACATGGCAATTCATTAGAAATAATGAAAACAATAAAACGTTCGCTTGATCCTAAAAATATTTTAAATCCTGGAAAAGTTATTAGCATTTAA
- a CDS encoding ATP phosphoribosyltransferase regulatory subunit, with product MLIKTNGQYIQDEQRIEKIAKTIKQRFVTYGFKRVYTSVFEKYDLYSQVRSSINQNEMIKVIDHLNQVLVMRPDVTLPVTRQLAKEYSSLPHELRYYYIEDVYRKPVEHLDKIETTQAGVEYFCESSPEADAEVIALAIHMLKDLGFQSVKIELGHAGFFNEIIQALDISKEEAEQLKQLIRAKNIAEMEPFLEQLQIESSVKAAVAKIPFLYGNPIDVCEKARQITFTEGMEEKIDYFIELFRILEMYGVAEHVVMDLGLINHMDYYSGVIFQGFVENIGMPALMGGRYNQLGDFFHADLPAIGFACKLNTLMLALAQMQEKPRKMIDAIIVYDEENKESAIKLATALRLKKYKVIVTTDHNLAKDERLAKYKFNMLNDSYMLEGSSEGSKPSSIEAFMQGLK from the coding sequence TTGTTAATAAAAACAAATGGACAGTATATTCAAGATGAACAACGGATTGAAAAAATCGCTAAAACAATTAAGCAAAGATTCGTCACTTATGGATTTAAACGTGTATATACATCTGTATTTGAAAAGTATGATCTATACTCACAAGTGAGAAGCTCCATCAATCAAAATGAGATGATTAAAGTTATTGATCATTTGAACCAAGTTCTAGTGATGCGACCTGATGTGACATTGCCTGTTACTAGACAACTAGCTAAAGAATATTCATCTCTCCCTCATGAATTAAGATATTACTACATAGAGGATGTTTATCGCAAGCCTGTTGAGCATCTAGATAAAATTGAAACAACTCAAGCAGGGGTGGAATACTTTTGTGAAAGTTCACCTGAAGCGGATGCAGAGGTAATTGCTTTAGCCATCCATATGCTTAAGGATTTAGGCTTCCAGTCGGTAAAAATTGAACTGGGTCATGCCGGATTTTTTAATGAAATTATTCAAGCATTGGATATTTCTAAAGAAGAGGCAGAGCAGCTTAAGCAATTGATTCGCGCTAAAAATATTGCTGAAATGGAGCCATTTTTAGAACAACTGCAAATCGAATCCTCTGTAAAAGCTGCAGTAGCTAAAATCCCATTCTTGTATGGAAATCCAATAGATGTTTGTGAGAAAGCAAGACAGATTACTTTTACAGAAGGAATGGAAGAGAAGATAGATTATTTCATTGAGTTATTCCGTATCCTGGAAATGTATGGTGTGGCGGAGCATGTAGTAATGGATTTAGGTTTAATTAATCATATGGATTACTATTCAGGTGTGATTTTTCAAGGATTTGTTGAAAATATAGGTATGCCAGCGTTAATGGGAGGGCGTTACAATCAGTTAGGTGATTTTTTCCATGCTGATTTACCAGCAATTGGTTTTGCATGTAAATTGAATACATTAATGCTTGCGCTGGCACAAATGCAGGAGAAGCCTAGAAAAATGATAGATGCAATTATTGTATATGACGAGGAAAATAAAGAAAGTGCAATTAAATTAGCAACAGCATTAAGATTAAAAAAATACAAGGTGATTGTGACAACAGATCATAATTTAGCTAAAGATGAAAGACTCGCAAAATATAAATTTAATATGTTAAACGATTCATATATGCTAGAAGGTTCAAGTGAAGGGAGCAAGCCATCTTCTATCGAAGCATTTATGCAAGGTTTGAAGTAA